The DNA window CATGAGGCCATTTTCCACCCCAAACGCATCGTCGAGCACCTTCACGAGCGGGGCGAGGCAGTTGGTCGTACAACTGGCGTTGGACACCACTTCCTCGTCGCCAGTAATCACGTCGTCGTTGACTCCGAGGACAACGGTCGCATCCACCTCGCTCTTGGCCGGAGCGCTGATGACAACCTTCTCCGCGCCGGCGTCCAGGTGCATGGCCGCCTTGTCTCGGGTTCGGAACACACCGGTCGACTCAATCACGACCTCGGCTCCCAGGTCGCCCCAGGGCAGCTTTGTGGGGTCCTTTTCGCTAAAGACCGGGAACCGGTCCCCGTCAACCACAAGCGCATCGCCGTCCAGCTCCACGTCGCCGGGGTACTGGCCGTGTGTGGTGTCGTACTGAAACAACGTAGCCAGGGTCTCGGCGTCGGTTAGGTCGTTTACCCCAACGATGTCGAAGTTGTGATCGTCGCGCTCAAGAATGGCACGGAAACAGAGACGGCCGATCCGGCCGAATCCATTGATGCCGAGTTTGATAGACATAGGCAGTTCCGGTCTAGTTTCGGAAAACGTCGGTTTGAAGCAGCGGCACAAGGGGTGCAGCGTACAATTCCTGCACAAGATACCATCCGTTAAGAAAGGGGCAACGGGTGGGTGTCGCAAGTCCCAAGTTATAAAATATCAGCAAGTCGACTTGATAAAGATCACATGCAAAACCATGACCCTCGGAGGGCGGCGGTGGCCCACAGGAAACGAACGAGAAGCGGCGCGTTAAAGCGCAACTGCCCGTTTTGATCGCCCTCATCGTGAGGGCAAGGTTCACCGTAGAAGCCCTTTCGGACTATTTTCCCGCTGTTTTCCGAATATGACTGCCCTGAAAACGCCCGAGAAAACGTCGCGTCGCCAAGAGCTTCGGCAAAACATGCTCGTCGAGCTTTATGGGCGACTCCTACTCTTTTATGAAGACAACCGACAGCTTGTCTATGGCCTCGGTGTGGCCCTTCTCGCTCTTATTTTGGCCATTCCGGGGTACATGTATTATCACCAGCAGCAGTCTCAGCAGGCAAACCAGATGCTGGGGCAGATTCTGCCGACCTACGAGCAGGGCAATTACGACCAGGCCCTGAATGGGACGGCCCAGGCTGCCGGTCTCTTGACCATTGCCGACGAGTACAGCGGGACCGATGCTGGCAATCTCGCAGCCTTTTACGCGGCCAGCGCCCTATACGAGCAGGAGGAGTATGATCGTGCGCTAACGTATTACCAGCAGTTCGAGAAGGAGAATGACTTCATCGGGGCTAGCGCCTACGCTGCCGAGGCCTCCATTTATGAGAATCAGGGCGAGCTGGAGACGGCGGCCCGTCACTACGAACAGGCAGCCTCACAGTACGACAACAAGCTAACAGCGCCCCGCTACCTTTTGGAAGCGGGACAGGCCTACGAGGAGGCTGGCAATTATCAGGCGGCCGAGGAGGCCTACCAGAAAATCAAAGAGGACTATCCGGACGCGGAACAGGCGAATGCAGTCGATCGCTACCTGGCCCGTGTGCGAGCGCGCCAGCAGTCGAACTCTTGATCCCCTCCGGCGGCGGAATGCTGGCGAGGCGCCGTTGTCCATCGTTGTCTCTTCTGCCCTGGCTTTCCTGCTGTTATGCCTACCATTCTCGTGGTTGACGACGAGGCGAGCATCCGCCGTACGCTTCGAGAGATTCTGGAGTACGAAGACTTCGAGGTGGAAGAGGCCGTAGATGGGGAGGAGGCCCTGGCGTCTATTCAGGAAGATTCGTACGACCTCGTGCTTCTGGACGTGAAGATGCCGAAGGTGGACGGCATGGAGGTCCTGGAAGAAATTGCTGGGCAGGCGACGGATCTTCCCGTCGTCATGATCAGTGGTCACGGCACCATTGAGACCGCCGTGGAGGCCACGAAGCTTGGGGCCTACGACTTCATCGAGAAGCCGCCCGATTTGAACCGGCTGCTGGTGACGGTCCGCAACGCGATGGACCACGGCGAGCTGGAGGTGAAAAACCGTCGCATGCGGCAGACCCTCAGCGAGCAGAGCACGGGAGATCTGCCGCCGATTATTGGAGAGAGTGACGCCATTGCTGAAATTAAGGATACCATCGAACGAGTGGCGCCCACGGAGGCCCGGGTGCTCATCTCCGGGGAAAATGGGACCGGAAAGGAACTGGTGGCAAAATGGCTCCATCACAAGTCCGCACGGGCCGAGGAGCCGATGGTCGAGGTGAACTGTGCGGCTATTCCGAGTGAGCTGATCGAGAGTGAGCTCTTTGGGCATGAGGAGGGAGCGTTTACCGGGGCCACCCAGCAGCGCATCGGAAAATTTGAACAGGCACACGAAGGCACTCTTTTTCTTGACGAGATTGGCGACATGAGCCTCTCGGCACAGGCCAAGGTGCTTCGGGTCTTACAGGAAGACAAAATCGAGCGGGTGGGGGGGGAGCGGAGCATTAACGTGGACGTGCGCGTGGTGGCTGCCACGAACAAGGATTTGCTAGCGGAAATTGAAGAGGGCAATTTCCGAGAGGATCTGTACCATCGGGTGGGCGTCATCCTCATCGAGGTTCCTCCCCTGCGTCGGCGCCGCGAAGATATACCGCTTCTCACGAAGCATGGGGCGGAGCGCTTGGCGCGTCGAAACGGCCTTCCCCCTAAATCTTTCTCTGACGAGGCGCTGGAGCGGCTACAGCGATACGAGTGGCGGGGAAACGTGCGGGAGCTCTACAACGTGATTGAGCGATTGCTTATTCTAGTGG is part of the Salinibacter sp. 10B genome and encodes:
- a CDS encoding soluble NSF attachment family protein, whose protein sequence is MTALKTPEKTSRRQELRQNMLVELYGRLLLFYEDNRQLVYGLGVALLALILAIPGYMYYHQQQSQQANQMLGQILPTYEQGNYDQALNGTAQAAGLLTIADEYSGTDAGNLAAFYAASALYEQEEYDRALTYYQQFEKENDFIGASAYAAEASIYENQGELETAARHYEQAASQYDNKLTAPRYLLEAGQAYEEAGNYQAAEEAYQKIKEDYPDAEQANAVDRYLARVRARQQSNS
- the gap gene encoding type I glyceraldehyde-3-phosphate dehydrogenase yields the protein MSIKLGINGFGRIGRLCFRAILERDDHNFDIVGVNDLTDAETLATLFQYDTTHGQYPGDVELDGDALVVDGDRFPVFSEKDPTKLPWGDLGAEVVIESTGVFRTRDKAAMHLDAGAEKVVISAPAKSEVDATVVLGVNDDVITGDEEVVSNASCTTNCLAPLVKVLDDAFGVENGLMTTVHAYTSSQNILDGPHSDLRRARTAAESIIPTTTGAAKAVGDVLPHLDGKLDGMAMRVPTPDGSVTDLTASVEQDVTAKDVDAAFKDAANGELEGILAYSDDPIVSRDIIHNPHSCIYDAPWSATNGSLVKVVGWYDNEWGYANRTVDLVEKLVEAA
- a CDS encoding sigma-54 dependent transcriptional regulator, whose amino-acid sequence is MPTILVVDDEASIRRTLREILEYEDFEVEEAVDGEEALASIQEDSYDLVLLDVKMPKVDGMEVLEEIAGQATDLPVVMISGHGTIETAVEATKLGAYDFIEKPPDLNRLLVTVRNAMDHGELEVKNRRMRQTLSEQSTGDLPPIIGESDAIAEIKDTIERVAPTEARVLISGENGTGKELVAKWLHHKSARAEEPMVEVNCAAIPSELIESELFGHEEGAFTGATQQRIGKFEQAHEGTLFLDEIGDMSLSAQAKVLRVLQEDKIERVGGERSINVDVRVVAATNKDLLAEIEEGNFREDLYHRVGVILIEVPPLRRRREDIPLLTKHGAERLARRNGLPPKSFSDEALERLQRYEWRGNVRELYNVIERLLILVEGETIEAPDVDQFVQPGTRSGGPAQELISAYDDFTQARDQFEKRFIERKLDEHDWNVSQTAETIGIQRSHLYNKLNKYGIERED